The following nucleotide sequence is from Williamwhitmania taraxaci.
TTTGAGTGATCCTGTAAAGCGAAAAAAATACGATCAATATGGAAAGGATTGGCAACATGCCGATCAGTTCGAGAGTGCCGGACAACGGCAGCAGCAAGCATCGCATCAGAGATCAGGATCATCAGGATCGCAATTCTCAGGGGATTTTTCTGGATTTTTCGAATCCATGTTTGGTGGGTCTCCAAATGCAGGCAGAAGCAGGCAGATGCAATATCGCGGCGAAGATTACAATGCCGAAATCAGTCTCAATTTGTTGGATGCGTATGAAACCCACAAACAAACGTTAACAGTAAACGGAAGTAATATAAGGATTACAATCCCGGCCGGAATTGAAAACGGACAAATTATTAAAATTGCGGGGCATGGCGGTGATGGAAATAACGGAGGACCAAATGGCGATCTGTACATCACTTTTAAAATTGCCGACCATCTTGTTTTTAAACGCTTGGGCCATAATTTATACATGAATGTTGATGTTGATTTATACGCCGCCGTGCTAGGCGGCGAAATCACTATCAATACCATAAGCGGAAAAGTAAAATTGAATGTAAAGGCGGGAACCCAGAGTGGAAGCAAGGTGAAATTGAGCGGTAAAGGATTTCCGGTTTATAAAAGTAAGGGGCAATTTGGTGATCTTTATGTAACCTACGCCATCAAGATTCCAACGAATTTAACCGAAAAGCAAAAGGAACTATTTTCTGAACTGGCAAATCTCAACCCTAAAGACTAATCTGATGAAAAAGTTGATACCTGCAGATGAATTCTGCGCCAGCCACAACGTTGAGATTTCATTTATCGGTTTGCTGCAAGAAACCGGATTGATCGAGATTACAACCATTCAAGAAACTGGATATATTCATGTGAGCCAGCTCGAGCAAATCGAAAAAATTATTCGGCTCTATTACGAGCTGGATATTAACTTAGAAGGCATTGACACCATCACTCACCTTTTGCAGCGAATAGTTGATATGCAGGACGAAATTACTACACTTAAAAACAGGCTTCGCCTATATGAAAATCTTTAATTGCTTAAGATTAATGCACTTTATCTACAAGCACGATTCTGATCTCTAAATCATTGTCAAA
It contains:
- a CDS encoding DnaJ C-terminal domain-containing protein — translated: MTFVDYYKILGIDKKATDKEIKNAYRKLARKHHPDLNPNDKDAKMNFQQINEANEVLSDPVKRKKYDQYGKDWQHADQFESAGQRQQQASHQRSGSSGSQFSGDFSGFFESMFGGSPNAGRSRQMQYRGEDYNAEISLNLLDAYETHKQTLTVNGSNIRITIPAGIENGQIIKIAGHGGDGNNGGPNGDLYITFKIADHLVFKRLGHNLYMNVDVDLYAAVLGGEITINTISGKVKLNVKAGTQSGSKVKLSGKGFPVYKSKGQFGDLYVTYAIKIPTNLTEKQKELFSELANLNPKD
- a CDS encoding chaperone modulator CbpM; amino-acid sequence: MKKLIPADEFCASHNVEISFIGLLQETGLIEITTIQETGYIHVSQLEQIEKIIRLYYELDINLEGIDTITHLLQRIVDMQDEITTLKNRLRLYENL